From Timaviella obliquedivisa GSE-PSE-MK23-08B:
CGAATTTGCCAGCTTAAGGTTAGCACTGGAATCATTCCGACCAGAACAATTGTTAGCGCTGGTGCGGCTGCCTCTGCTAGCCGTTCATCTGAAGCAAGTTGGTAAACGCGCACAGCTAGCGTGTCAAAATCGAACGGGCGAACAATTAAGGTCGCAGGCAATTCTTTCATGACATCAACAAAAACGAGCAACGCAGCCGTCAACAATCCGCTTCGCATCAAGGGGACGTGCACACGCGTTAAGGTTTGCTGAGTATTGTGCCCCAAAGAATGAGCAGCCTCGTCTAAGTTGGGTTTAATTCGTTCTAAGCTCGCTTCAACAGTGCTAAAAGCTACTGCCAAAAAGCGAACAAGATAGGCAAAAATGAGTGCCGCGATCGTGCCGCTTAACAGTAGCCCAGTAGAAATACCAAAGGTCGATTTCATAACAGCATCCACTAGCTGATCAACCTGCCCCATCGGAATTAAGATTCCGACCGCAATCACCGATCCTGGAATGGCGTAACCCATGACCGCTAATCGCACTGCTAAAATCATGCTCCGAGTCGGATGCAACCGTAAGCCATAAGCCATAATCAAGGCGATTGCCCCGCAAATGCCTGCCGTTAGCCCTGCCATCAACAAGCTATTCTGAACAAAGCTCCAAAACCGAGGATTAAAAGTTTCATTCCAACTGGCTAGAGTCAGTTGCAACAGAGTTATTGCCGGAATCACAAATCCTATCAAAATGGGTAAAACGCAAACGCTCTGAGCGATCGCTTCCCGCATTCCACCCAGGGCGTATCTGGGTATTCGCTGATCGAGGCTGCCGCTTTGATAATACTTTGCCCGTTGTCGAAACCAGCGTTCGACTAAAATCAGCACCAGGATGAACCCCATCAAACAAGCCGCCAGTTGTGATGCCGCAATCCGTTCACCCATGCCGAACCAAGTGCGGTAAATTCCTGTGGTAAAGGTGTTAACGCTAAAAAACTGCACCGTTCCAAAGTCGCTAAGCGTTTCCATTAATGCTAAAGCTGTACCTGCTGCGATCGCCGGACGTGCCAACGGCAAAGCCACCCGCCGAAAACTTTGCCAAGGATTACAGCCCAAAGCCCGGCTTGCTTCTAAGGTGCAAACAGATTGCTCTAAAAACGCGACTCGCGCTAATAAGTACACGTAGGGATAGAGCACTAATGTCAGCATCAAGATTGCGCCAGGCAGCGATCGCACGGGTGGGAACCAATACTCTGCGGCACTGCTCCAGCCAAACAATGCTCGTAAACCTGTTTGTATAGGGCCGTAATACTCCAAAAGCTCGGTGTAAACATATGCCAAGATGTAGGCGGGCGCTGCCAACGGCAGTAACAGCAGCCACTCAAGCGCTCGACTGCCCCGAAAGCGACACATTGTAACCAACCATGCGGTGCTAACGCCAACGCCAATGACACCGCAGCCCACTCCTAACATCAATGCCAAAGAGTTAAAGAGATAACTTCCTAAAACAGTAGAAGCCAAATGCGACCAAATATTGCCGCTGGGGGTCAAAATACTGCTGAGGACTGTCAGAATCGGCAAGGACAATAAGAGGGCGATCGCTCCTACTAGTAAAGTCCAACCTTCTAATCGCCAAGACTGCCAGCGCGTTGAGCCAGAAAAATATTGCATCAATCTAAGAAAAGGCGAACTTAAATCCCGCTAATTGAGAATCTATTTCAGGAA
This genomic window contains:
- a CDS encoding iron ABC transporter permease; protein product: MQYFSGSTRWQSWRLEGWTLLVGAIALLLSLPILTVLSSILTPSGNIWSHLASTVLGSYLFNSLALMLGVGCGVIGVGVSTAWLVTMCRFRGSRALEWLLLLPLAAPAYILAYVYTELLEYYGPIQTGLRALFGWSSAAEYWFPPVRSLPGAILMLTLVLYPYVYLLARVAFLEQSVCTLEASRALGCNPWQSFRRVALPLARPAIAAGTALALMETLSDFGTVQFFSVNTFTTGIYRTWFGMGERIAASQLAACLMGFILVLILVERWFRQRAKYYQSGSLDQRIPRYALGGMREAIAQSVCVLPILIGFVIPAITLLQLTLASWNETFNPRFWSFVQNSLLMAGLTAGICGAIALIMAYGLRLHPTRSMILAVRLAVMGYAIPGSVIAVGILIPMGQVDQLVDAVMKSTFGISTGLLLSGTIAALIFAYLVRFLAVAFSTVEASLERIKPNLDEAAHSLGHNTQQTLTRVHVPLMRSGLLTAALLVFVDVMKELPATLIVRPFDFDTLAVRVYQLASDERLAEAAAPALTIVLVGMIPVLTLSWQIRRRQSSSSGEN